In the genome of Pseudoglutamicibacter cumminsii, one region contains:
- a CDS encoding IS481 family transposase: MTYTRNRAIVLAITDGGMSVKDAAAHFGVSTRWIRTLLKRFRIGGLEALHPHSKRPHTNPNQTPEKLRETILALRHQLLRDGLDASAETIYDLLPENTRPSTSTIFRILKTAGTIQPQPQKRPRSSWQRFQAPAPNSLWQSDFTHWPLADGTDTEIISWLDDHSRYLTHISVYPRITGRIVVNTFLEATETHGLPAATLTDNGLVYTTRLAGGRTTNKQPNPFEQLLTDLNIEQKNGRPGKPTTQGKIERFHRTLKTWLKAQPPAQTHQDLQQQLHDFQTLYNTQRKHRAINRRTPHQAYTATPKDQPTITLGNSCWRVRYDRVDSHGKITLRYAGKLRHLGIGHAHNRQRIILLVNGPEALAINKTTGEIIGAYTIDPTKNYQPKKRNDVLTHPPKKRNDDATHHHPRT, translated from the coding sequence ATGACATACACACGCAACAGAGCGATCGTGCTAGCCATCACTGACGGTGGGATGAGCGTTAAAGACGCAGCCGCACATTTTGGTGTCAGCACCCGTTGGATCAGGACCTTGCTCAAACGCTTCCGTATCGGCGGGCTTGAAGCACTCCACCCACACTCCAAACGCCCGCACACCAACCCCAACCAGACACCAGAAAAACTACGCGAAACTATCCTCGCGCTACGCCACCAACTCCTTCGAGACGGCCTAGACGCTAGTGCTGAAACGATCTATGACCTGCTACCAGAGAACACTCGCCCCTCAACCAGCACCATCTTCCGGATCCTGAAAACAGCCGGGACAATCCAACCTCAACCACAAAAACGGCCCCGCTCCTCATGGCAACGATTCCAAGCCCCCGCCCCCAACAGCCTCTGGCAGTCCGACTTCACCCACTGGCCGCTAGCCGATGGCACCGACACCGAAATCATCTCCTGGCTCGATGACCACTCCCGCTACCTCACCCACATCAGCGTCTACCCCAGAATCACCGGCCGCATAGTAGTCAACACCTTCCTAGAAGCCACCGAGACACACGGACTCCCAGCAGCAACCCTGACCGATAACGGACTCGTTTACACCACACGCCTAGCCGGAGGCCGCACCACCAATAAACAACCCAACCCCTTCGAACAACTCCTCACCGATCTCAACATCGAACAAAAGAACGGCCGCCCCGGAAAACCCACCACCCAAGGAAAAATCGAACGCTTCCACCGCACCCTGAAAACATGGCTCAAAGCCCAACCACCAGCCCAAACCCACCAAGACCTACAACAACAACTCCACGACTTCCAGACCCTCTATAACACCCAACGAAAACACCGAGCCATCAACAGACGAACACCCCACCAGGCCTACACCGCCACACCTAAAGATCAACCCACCATCACACTCGGCAACAGCTGCTGGCGAGTCCGTTACGACCGCGTAGACAGCCACGGCAAAATCACCCTCCGCTACGCCGGAAAACTCCGCCACCTCGGCATCGGCCACGCCCACAACAGACAACGCATCATCCTGCTCGTCAACGGCCCCGAAGCCCTCGCTATCAACAAAACAACAGGAGAAATCATTGGCGCCTACACCATCGACCCCACCAAAAACTACCAACCCAAAAAACGGAACGATGTCCTGACACATCCACCAAAAAAGCGGAACGATGACGCGACACATCACCACCCCAGGACATAA
- a CDS encoding redoxin domain-containing protein gives MVVDPSDAAPGLASLSVPLVNQHGERVVLADRVGQVTVLSFFPLSFTPVCHSELGGLAQVAGAWAEAGVYVAACSVDSRYTLRTVSDQLGLCFDVLSDFWPHGALAQALDAFDAGRGHATRTAFVWDASGRLVSRIEADRTASRPLDAYVEALQTAGVEL, from the coding sequence ATGGTGGTAGATCCTTCCGATGCGGCGCCTGGGTTGGCGTCGCTTTCGGTTCCGTTGGTGAACCAGCATGGTGAGCGGGTTGTGCTCGCTGACCGTGTTGGTCAGGTGACGGTTTTGAGTTTTTTCCCGTTGAGTTTCACTCCGGTGTGTCATTCGGAGTTGGGCGGGCTTGCTCAGGTTGCCGGTGCGTGGGCTGAGGCTGGCGTGTATGTTGCGGCGTGTTCGGTGGATTCGCGGTATACGTTGCGTACGGTTTCGGATCAGCTGGGTTTGTGCTTTGACGTGCTGAGTGATTTTTGGCCGCATGGGGCTCTTGCGCAAGCGTTGGACGCGTTCGATGCGGGGCGCGGCCACGCTACGCGTACCGCTTTCGTATGGGATGCTTCAGGGCGGCTGGTTTCGAGGATCGAAGCTGATCGCACCGCGAGCAGACCTCTGGACGCCTACGTTGAGGCATTGCAGACGGCGGGGGTTGAACTATAG
- a CDS encoding DUF3052 domain-containing protein: protein MGISGDHLVQELGYDEDVDFELRDVIEEVTGEPILDEDEHEVVDAVLLWWRDGDGDLVDAMVDSLTDLDDGGVVWLLTPKLGEEGHVSPVEIQEAAPTAGLHTTSTVDVSELWSAVCLQQRKRH from the coding sequence ATGGGGATCTCTGGAGATCATCTTGTTCAAGAGCTCGGTTATGACGAGGATGTCGATTTTGAGCTTCGTGACGTGATCGAGGAGGTCACTGGCGAGCCGATTCTGGACGAGGACGAGCACGAGGTTGTTGACGCCGTTTTGCTCTGGTGGCGTGACGGCGACGGTGACCTTGTTGATGCGATGGTTGATTCCCTCACGGATCTTGATGATGGCGGCGTTGTGTGGCTTTTGACCCCCAAGCTGGGGGAGGAGGGCCATGTGTCTCCTGTTGAGATTCAGGAAGCTGCACCGACGGCTGGCTTGCACACGACGAGCACTGTTGATGTTTCTGAGCTGTGGTCCGCTGTGTGTCTGCAGCAGCGGAAGCGTCACTGA
- the aceE gene encoding pyruvate dehydrogenase (acetyl-transferring), homodimeric type, whose product MAQQDHHITDIRSGLVKHLSDTDPEETKEWLESFDGLVETQGTERAEYIVRSLLQRAGAKSVAVPMVTTTDYVNTIPVDQEPDFPGTEELERAYRRWIRWNAAVMVHRAQAPGLSVGGHISTYAGAATLYEVGFNHFFRGPGHDGGGDQVFFQGHASPGMYARAFLEGRLTDEQLDSFRQEKSKAPNGLPSYPHPRMMPEFWQFPTVSMGLGPANAIYQAQFNRYLHNRGIKDTSQQHVWAFLGDGEMDEPESRGFLQHAANEGLDNLTFVINCNLQRLDGPVRGNGKIMQELEAYFRGAGWNVIKVVWGREWDALLEKDHDGSLVNIMNETPDGDYQTYKAESGAFVREHFFGKSPQTKAMVEDMTDQEIWQLKRGGHDYNKVYAAYKAAVEHKGQPTVILAQTVKGYGLGTHFEGRNATHQMKKLTLQDLKDFRDHLRIPISDEELEKDPARPPYYHPGMDDEAIRYMITRRQALGGFVPERRERTSPIALPDKTAYRGTKRGSGRQEAATTMAFVRLLRDLMRDKDFGHRIVPIIPDEARTFGMDSFFPTAKIYNPQGQNYVSVDRDLMLAYKESPQGKILHTGINEAGSVAALTAAGSSYSTHLEPMIPVYIFYSMFGFQRTGDSIWAAADQLARGFMIGATAGLTTLTGEGTQHMDGHSLVLAATNPGVVSYDPAYGYEIGHIVQDGLERMYGGEHPDPNVIYYLTVYNEPIKQPAEPENVDVEGIVKGIHQVSKGEADGPTVQLLASGVAVPWIFKAQELLAEDWGVNADLWSVTSWSELRRDGLRAEKQRFLHPESEAPVPYVTEKLKDAEGPFLAVTDYQHHVPDMIRRFIPGDYTTLGGDNFGFADTRPAARRYFHIDAESIAVRALQQLADRGDIDKDIPAKAVKKYDLLNVNAGTTGGGGGDA is encoded by the coding sequence GTGGCCCAACAGGACCATCACATCACCGATATCCGCAGCGGATTGGTGAAACATCTGTCTGACACCGACCCCGAAGAAACCAAAGAATGGCTTGAATCCTTCGACGGGCTCGTTGAAACGCAGGGAACCGAACGCGCCGAATACATCGTGCGTTCGCTGCTACAGCGCGCAGGCGCCAAGTCCGTAGCCGTCCCGATGGTTACCACCACCGACTACGTCAACACGATCCCGGTGGACCAAGAACCTGACTTCCCGGGTACCGAGGAACTCGAGCGCGCATACCGCCGCTGGATCCGCTGGAATGCAGCCGTCATGGTCCACCGCGCCCAGGCACCAGGCCTGTCCGTTGGTGGCCACATCTCGACCTACGCCGGCGCAGCAACCCTCTACGAGGTCGGTTTCAACCACTTCTTCCGCGGCCCAGGCCACGACGGTGGCGGTGACCAGGTCTTCTTCCAGGGCCACGCTTCCCCGGGCATGTACGCGCGTGCGTTCCTCGAAGGACGACTGACCGACGAGCAGCTCGACTCCTTCCGTCAAGAAAAGTCGAAGGCCCCCAACGGCCTGCCTTCCTACCCGCACCCACGCATGATGCCTGAGTTCTGGCAGTTCCCAACCGTCTCGATGGGCCTTGGCCCAGCGAACGCGATCTACCAGGCACAGTTCAACCGCTACCTGCACAACCGCGGCATCAAGGACACCTCCCAGCAGCACGTCTGGGCATTCCTCGGCGACGGTGAGATGGATGAGCCAGAATCGCGCGGCTTCCTGCAGCACGCAGCCAACGAAGGCCTCGATAACCTGACCTTCGTCATCAACTGCAACCTGCAGCGCCTTGACGGCCCGGTCCGCGGTAACGGCAAGATCATGCAGGAACTCGAAGCCTACTTCCGCGGAGCAGGCTGGAACGTCATCAAGGTCGTGTGGGGCCGTGAATGGGATGCCCTGCTCGAGAAGGACCACGACGGTTCGCTCGTCAACATCATGAACGAAACCCCGGACGGTGACTACCAGACCTACAAGGCTGAGTCCGGCGCGTTCGTCCGTGAGCACTTCTTCGGCAAGTCCCCACAGACCAAGGCGATGGTCGAGGACATGACCGACCAGGAAATCTGGCAGCTCAAGCGGGGTGGCCACGACTACAACAAGGTCTACGCCGCATACAAGGCCGCCGTTGAGCACAAGGGCCAGCCGACCGTGATCCTCGCTCAGACGGTCAAGGGCTACGGTCTCGGAACCCACTTCGAGGGACGCAACGCGACCCACCAGATGAAGAAGCTCACCCTGCAGGACCTCAAGGACTTCCGTGACCACCTGCGCATCCCAATCTCGGACGAAGAGCTCGAGAAAGACCCAGCACGCCCGCCGTACTACCACCCAGGCATGGACGACGAAGCGATCCGCTACATGATCACACGTCGCCAGGCACTCGGCGGTTTCGTGCCGGAACGCCGCGAACGCACCTCCCCGATCGCGCTTCCAGACAAGACCGCATACCGCGGCACCAAACGTGGTTCAGGCCGCCAGGAAGCAGCAACCACGATGGCGTTCGTGCGACTTCTGCGCGACCTCATGCGTGACAAGGACTTCGGCCACCGCATCGTGCCGATCATCCCGGACGAGGCACGCACTTTCGGTATGGACTCGTTCTTCCCTACCGCGAAGATTTACAACCCACAGGGCCAGAACTACGTCTCCGTGGACCGCGACCTGATGCTCGCATACAAGGAGTCCCCACAGGGCAAGATTCTGCACACTGGCATCAACGAAGCCGGCTCCGTGGCTGCACTCACCGCGGCTGGTTCTTCGTACTCGACCCACCTCGAGCCGATGATCCCGGTCTACATCTTCTACTCGATGTTCGGCTTCCAGCGCACCGGCGACAGCATCTGGGCTGCAGCCGACCAGTTGGCACGTGGCTTCATGATCGGCGCAACCGCCGGTCTCACGACTCTGACCGGTGAAGGCACGCAGCACATGGATGGCCACTCGCTCGTTCTGGCCGCAACCAACCCTGGCGTCGTCTCCTACGACCCTGCCTACGGTTACGAAATCGGCCACATCGTCCAAGACGGCCTTGAGCGCATGTACGGCGGCGAGCACCCAGATCCAAACGTGATCTACTACCTCACCGTCTACAACGAGCCAATCAAGCAGCCGGCAGAGCCTGAAAACGTCGACGTCGAAGGCATCGTGAAGGGTATCCACCAGGTGTCCAAGGGCGAAGCCGACGGCCCAACGGTTCAGTTGCTCGCCTCCGGCGTTGCTGTTCCATGGATCTTCAAGGCCCAGGAGCTGCTCGCTGAGGACTGGGGCGTCAACGCTGACCTGTGGTCGGTGACGTCGTGGTCCGAGCTGCGTCGTGACGGCCTGCGTGCAGAAAAGCAGCGCTTCCTGCACCCTGAGTCCGAGGCACCGGTCCCTTACGTGACCGAGAAGCTCAAGGATGCCGAAGGTCCGTTCCTTGCCGTAACCGACTACCAGCACCACGTGCCGGACATGATCCGTCGCTTCATCCCAGGCGACTACACGACCCTGGGCGGCGACAACTTCGGTTTCGCTGACACCCGTCCAGCAGCCCGCCGCTACTTCCACATCGACGCCGAGTCGATCGCAGTACGTGCGCTCCAGCAGCTTGCTGACCGCGGTGACATCGACAAGGACATCCCAGCCAAGGCCGTCAAGAAGTACGACCTGCTGAACGTCAACGCTGGCACTACCGGCGGCGGTGGCGGCGACGCCTAA
- a CDS encoding PucR family transcriptional regulator, whose protein sequence is MPPEDGALAEAANAEALHQAPQQAGTSVPSQRSLRLSEAVSQAPVAMERLKTHVGQLSTLALNALDQQLPWYRSLLPDQRSALGLVAQRGISHFVQWCQDPDTPAWVLADVFGSAPSELSRTVSLQRALQLIRTVVGVVEDEVPALADASEQAALREAVLLYSREIAFAAADVYARAAEHRGAWDSRLEALVVDAVLRGEGADALRSRLSAVGWRSLDSFCVVVGHTADESTANNVADIRRAAMRAGKDAVIGIQGNRLLVLLGGVNEASEAFEPLASQFGGEHVVIGPVVDAIEDFHNSARQALAGLAAASAWPDAPRVIRAEDLWPERALAGDELAIAELIERVYEPIAHSDAVLAQTLSTYVAGGRSLEGTARELYVHANTVRYRLRRVTELTGWDPLLPRDALVLHVALIVGRIHGANASA, encoded by the coding sequence ATGCCGCCAGAAGACGGTGCACTCGCCGAAGCAGCCAACGCCGAGGCCCTCCACCAAGCACCGCAGCAAGCAGGAACCTCCGTCCCGTCGCAACGTTCTTTGCGTCTTTCAGAGGCGGTGTCGCAGGCTCCTGTTGCGATGGAGCGGCTCAAAACCCACGTCGGACAGCTATCAACCCTGGCGCTCAATGCGCTCGATCAACAGCTCCCGTGGTACCGATCTTTGCTACCGGACCAGCGTTCGGCGCTGGGTTTGGTTGCCCAGCGAGGAATCTCGCATTTTGTTCAGTGGTGTCAAGACCCCGATACGCCCGCCTGGGTTCTGGCAGATGTGTTTGGCTCGGCCCCGAGCGAGCTGTCTCGCACGGTTTCTCTGCAGCGCGCTCTCCAGCTGATCCGCACCGTCGTGGGGGTAGTTGAAGATGAGGTACCGGCACTCGCGGATGCCTCCGAACAAGCCGCGTTGCGAGAAGCTGTATTGCTCTATTCGCGAGAGATCGCGTTCGCGGCAGCAGATGTTTACGCGCGTGCGGCTGAACATCGCGGCGCGTGGGACTCACGTTTGGAAGCGCTCGTGGTGGATGCGGTGCTACGCGGCGAGGGCGCTGACGCGTTGCGTTCACGGTTGTCTGCGGTTGGCTGGCGTTCGCTGGACTCATTCTGCGTCGTTGTGGGCCACACTGCTGATGAATCCACGGCGAACAATGTTGCCGATATCCGGCGCGCTGCGATGCGAGCTGGCAAGGATGCGGTGATCGGGATCCAGGGAAACCGTTTGCTGGTCTTGCTGGGTGGAGTCAATGAAGCCTCTGAGGCGTTCGAACCACTTGCGAGTCAGTTTGGCGGCGAGCACGTTGTGATCGGACCTGTGGTCGATGCGATCGAGGATTTCCATAACTCAGCGCGACAGGCTCTGGCCGGTTTGGCTGCAGCGTCCGCTTGGCCGGATGCGCCGCGAGTCATCCGAGCTGAGGATTTGTGGCCAGAACGTGCTCTTGCAGGAGACGAGCTGGCCATCGCCGAGCTGATTGAACGGGTCTATGAACCCATCGCGCACTCCGATGCGGTGCTTGCGCAGACCTTATCGACTTACGTTGCTGGTGGGCGTTCCCTCGAAGGCACAGCTCGTGAGCTTTATGTCCACGCCAATACGGTGCGCTACCGCTTGCGCCGGGTCACGGAGCTGACCGGCTGGGATCCTTTGCTACCGCGCGATGCACTTGTTTTGCACGTTGCTCTGATTGTTGGCCGGATTCACGGCGCGAATGCGTCTGCCTAA
- a CDS encoding acyltransferase domain-containing protein produces the protein MLAIVCPGQGSQTPGFLTSWLEEPALASRLAELSDAAGKDLAWLGTEADEETIKDTAHAQRLIVAAGLLAADALFGDDGAPADAVYAGHSVGEITASAITGVMSYEDALRFVALRADEMAKASNAQPTGMAAVLGGDHAEVIAAIEAAGTAPANMNGGGQIVAAGSLESLEKLGENPPAKARVIPLKVAGAFHTEYMAPAVDPLRELAASITARDPRGTLLTNAGGSEVDTGTHMLRLLVDQVTRPVDWESCQETMKDLGVTGLIELTPAGTLTGLARRGLKGVKTFALKTPDQLEEARAFIREHSGN, from the coding sequence GTGTTAGCAATAGTTTGCCCTGGACAGGGTTCGCAGACTCCCGGTTTCTTGACAAGCTGGCTCGAAGAGCCTGCTCTCGCCTCGCGTTTGGCTGAGCTGTCTGACGCAGCGGGCAAGGATCTCGCTTGGCTCGGCACCGAAGCCGACGAGGAAACCATCAAGGATACGGCGCATGCACAGCGCCTCATCGTTGCCGCTGGACTGCTGGCAGCCGATGCGCTGTTCGGCGACGACGGCGCCCCAGCTGATGCGGTTTACGCGGGCCACTCTGTCGGTGAGATCACCGCATCCGCCATTACCGGCGTCATGAGCTACGAGGATGCACTCCGCTTTGTCGCTTTGCGCGCGGATGAGATGGCGAAGGCATCGAACGCACAGCCAACCGGCATGGCGGCCGTCTTGGGCGGTGACCACGCGGAGGTCATCGCAGCCATCGAGGCCGCAGGCACTGCCCCCGCGAACATGAACGGCGGCGGGCAGATCGTTGCCGCAGGTAGCCTCGAAAGCCTCGAGAAGCTCGGAGAAAACCCTCCAGCCAAGGCCCGGGTCATCCCACTGAAGGTTGCTGGGGCATTCCACACCGAATACATGGCCCCAGCTGTAGACCCTCTGCGCGAACTGGCGGCATCTATCACCGCAAGGGATCCACGAGGGACGCTACTGACAAACGCTGGCGGTTCCGAAGTAGACACGGGAACCCACATGCTTCGGCTTCTTGTAGACCAGGTGACACGCCCTGTGGACTGGGAGTCCTGCCAGGAAACCATGAAAGACCTGGGCGTCACCGGCCTCATCGAGCTCACGCCAGCCGGCACGCTAACCGGCCTGGCCCGTCGTGGGCTCAAAGGCGTCAAAACATTCGCCCTCAAGACACCGGATCAGCTCGAAGAAGCACGCGCCTTCATCAGAGAGCATTCCGGTAACTAA
- a CDS encoding acyl carrier protein, which translates to MAASKEEILAGLAEIVNEETDIDVEEIQLEKSFTEDLDIDSISMMTIVVEAESKFDVKIPDEEVKNLKTVGDAVDYIEKAQA; encoded by the coding sequence ATGGCAGCAAGCAAGGAAGAGATTCTCGCCGGCCTGGCAGAGATCGTCAACGAAGAGACCGACATCGACGTTGAAGAGATCCAGCTCGAGAAGTCCTTCACCGAGGACCTCGACATCGACTCGATCTCGATGATGACCATCGTTGTTGAAGCTGAGTCCAAGTTCGACGTCAAGATTCCAGATGAGGAAGTAAAGAACCTCAAGACTGTTGGCGACGCCGTTGACTACATCGAGAAGGCTCAGGCCTAG
- the fabF gene encoding beta-ketoacyl-ACP synthase II, translated as MAQKVVVTGLGATTPIGGDVPTTWEAALAGTSGVGHLNEDWVEQYSLPVNIAARVAVPASEVLSRAEIKRNDPSTQLALVSAREAWADAQLEEAGIDHERLGVAYATGIGGVNTLLDAWDTLRDKGPRRVLPMTVPMLMPNAASGALSLAFGAKAAARTPVSACASGTEALAVAQQMIRDGHADVVITGGCEAAIHPITIAAFSSMQALSRRNDDPQSASRPYDVDRDGFVMGEGAGALILESEEHAKARGAKIYAELAGTGITADAFHITAPDESGNGAMRALKAAMADGEFSPEDVVHVNAHATSTPVGDIPEYTAMRAAFGDALDNVAVSATKSMTGHLLGGAGAVEGVLTVLALHHGKAPVTINLDQQDPQIPLDVVTGTPRDLKPGVAVSNSFGFGGHNAVAAFRSYS; from the coding sequence ATGGCTCAGAAAGTTGTCGTGACTGGCCTTGGCGCCACGACGCCGATCGGTGGTGACGTCCCTACGACGTGGGAGGCGGCTCTGGCTGGCACCTCGGGTGTCGGGCACCTCAATGAGGACTGGGTCGAACAGTACAGCTTGCCGGTGAACATCGCCGCACGGGTAGCTGTTCCGGCATCTGAAGTGTTGTCCCGCGCCGAAATTAAACGCAATGACCCGTCAACCCAGCTCGCCCTGGTTTCAGCACGGGAAGCGTGGGCGGATGCACAGCTGGAAGAGGCTGGGATTGACCACGAACGCTTGGGCGTCGCGTACGCAACCGGTATCGGCGGTGTCAACACTCTTCTGGATGCATGGGACACCCTGCGCGACAAGGGCCCACGCCGCGTTCTTCCGATGACGGTGCCGATGTTGATGCCGAACGCCGCGTCTGGCGCGCTCTCGCTTGCTTTCGGCGCTAAGGCCGCGGCCCGCACGCCGGTCTCTGCATGCGCATCGGGCACCGAAGCTCTCGCCGTAGCACAGCAGATGATCCGCGATGGCCACGCTGACGTTGTGATCACGGGTGGCTGCGAGGCAGCTATCCACCCGATTACGATCGCCGCGTTCTCCTCTATGCAGGCGCTGTCTCGCCGCAACGATGACCCACAGTCCGCGTCCCGCCCGTACGACGTCGACCGCGATGGCTTCGTCATGGGTGAAGGCGCTGGCGCGCTGATCCTCGAATCGGAAGAGCACGCTAAGGCACGCGGCGCGAAGATCTACGCTGAGCTCGCAGGAACCGGAATCACCGCTGACGCATTCCACATCACCGCACCAGACGAGTCCGGCAATGGCGCGATGCGCGCCCTTAAGGCCGCGATGGCTGACGGCGAGTTCAGCCCTGAAGACGTGGTTCACGTCAACGCTCACGCGACCTCTACCCCGGTGGGTGACATCCCTGAATACACCGCGATGCGTGCCGCGTTCGGTGACGCACTCGACAACGTTGCTGTATCGGCAACGAAGTCGATGACGGGCCACCTGTTGGGTGGCGCCGGCGCTGTTGAAGGCGTCTTGACTGTCCTGGCTCTGCACCACGGCAAGGCCCCAGTGACAATCAACCTTGATCAGCAGGATCCACAGATCCCGCTTGATGTTGTCACCGGTACACCGCGTGATCTGAAGCCTGGCGTCGCAGTTTCGAACTCGTTTGGTTTCGGCGGACACAACGCTGTCGCTGCATTCCGCAGCTACTCATAA
- a CDS encoding DUF3145 domain-containing protein: protein MSQPMTRGALYIHSAPAALCPHIEWAIGSVVERHTTLEWVPQPASPGMLRAEMAWAGPQGTGAVLTSTLRGWAHLRYEITEEASRGVDAGRWSHTPELGIFHATTDVAGNILVSEDRIRYAYEQGRGNPAAVYHELSIALGEAWDEELEPFRAASDGAPIRWLHHVG, encoded by the coding sequence ATGTCACAACCAATGACAAGGGGCGCCTTGTATATCCACTCGGCCCCTGCAGCGCTGTGCCCTCATATCGAGTGGGCTATCGGCTCAGTGGTTGAGCGCCACACAACACTTGAGTGGGTTCCGCAGCCTGCCTCGCCCGGAATGCTCCGGGCCGAAATGGCCTGGGCCGGTCCACAAGGCACGGGCGCAGTTTTGACGTCCACCCTGCGCGGGTGGGCGCATTTGCGCTACGAAATTACGGAAGAAGCCTCACGTGGCGTTGATGCAGGCCGCTGGTCGCACACCCCTGAACTTGGCATCTTCCACGCAACCACAGACGTCGCTGGAAATATCCTCGTGTCCGAAGACCGCATCCGTTACGCCTACGAACAAGGCCGAGGAAACCCAGCTGCGGTCTACCACGAACTCTCGATCGCCCTCGGCGAAGCCTGGGACGAGGAACTCGAGCCATTCCGAGCGGCATCCGACGGCGCACCGATCCGCTGGCTCCACCACGTCGGCTAA
- a CDS encoding tyrosine recombinase XerC: MGESLSDVIDSFARHLRYERGRSEHTIRAYTSDVTALCEHAGLEVEADKADALRRITIAELRAWLAQAAHDGRAPATLARQAASARTFLAWALREGLIESDPSNRLKAPKRNKHLPQVLRNQQAERLLSHSAQPVDSAPEAPQQRAVRLRNQAALELLYASGIRVSELEGLNLEDIDLDQRTAKVLGKGNKERVVPFGVPAEAAIREWLNEGRPHLLKASAHSNSGAEQNSATEKNNNQGNARDDALFLGVRGGRWGSRQIREAVNTELEKLGDTSARGPHALRHSAATHLLDGGADLRSVQELLGHSSLATTQLYTHVSVERLRKAYQQGHPRA, from the coding sequence ATGGGCGAATCACTGAGCGACGTCATTGATTCGTTTGCCCGCCACCTCCGGTACGAACGGGGCCGATCCGAACACACGATCCGCGCCTATACCTCCGACGTCACTGCACTGTGCGAGCACGCAGGGCTCGAGGTCGAGGCAGACAAGGCCGATGCGCTGCGCCGCATCACGATTGCTGAACTACGAGCATGGCTCGCCCAAGCGGCCCATGACGGTAGAGCTCCAGCTACTCTTGCCCGACAAGCCGCATCAGCCCGTACATTCCTCGCTTGGGCGCTACGCGAAGGGCTCATCGAATCGGACCCATCAAACCGACTCAAAGCCCCAAAACGGAATAAGCATCTCCCGCAGGTTCTGAGGAACCAGCAAGCGGAACGCTTGCTGAGCCATTCAGCCCAACCCGTCGATTCCGCACCGGAAGCGCCGCAGCAACGCGCAGTACGCCTGCGAAACCAGGCGGCCCTCGAGCTTCTCTACGCGAGTGGCATCCGCGTATCCGAACTCGAAGGACTCAACCTGGAAGACATCGACCTCGACCAGCGGACCGCGAAAGTCCTCGGCAAAGGAAACAAGGAACGTGTTGTCCCGTTCGGTGTTCCTGCCGAAGCTGCGATCCGAGAATGGCTCAACGAAGGCCGACCTCATTTGCTCAAGGCGTCTGCGCATTCGAACAGCGGTGCGGAGCAGAACAGCGCTACGGAGAAGAACAACAATCAAGGTAATGCTCGGGACGATGCCTTGTTCCTTGGTGTGAGAGGCGGACGGTGGGGAAGCCGCCAGATCCGCGAAGCAGTCAACACTGAACTTGAAAAGCTCGGCGACACATCCGCTCGTGGCCCACACGCCCTACGACATTCAGCCGCAACCCATCTGCTCGACGGCGGTGCGGACTTACGTAGTGTTCAAGAGCTACTCGGACACTCATCCCTGGCTACAACCCAGCTCTATACACACGTTTCAGTCGAACGGCTCAGGAAGGCTTACCAACAAGGACACCCGCGAGCATAA